A genomic segment from Scomber japonicus isolate fScoJap1 chromosome 11, fScoJap1.pri, whole genome shotgun sequence encodes:
- the hnrnpa3 gene encoding heterogeneous nuclear ribonucleoprotein A3 isoform X1, whose protein sequence is MEDREAKEPEQLRKLFIGGLSFETTEESLRAHFEQWGTLTDCVVMRDPNSKRSRGFGFVTYAAVPEVDDAMKARPHKVDGRVVEPKRAVSREDSNKPGAHLTVKKIFVGGIKEDTEEYHIREYFEKYGKIECIDIMEERSTGKKRGFCFVSFDDHDTVDKIVAQKYHTINFHNCEVRKALSKQEMSSMSNNRGRSGGSGNFMGRGGNFGGGGNFGRGGYGGGRGGYGDDFDNGPGGNYGGGPGYGGGRGGYGGGGGGGPGYGNQGGGFGGSCDGGYGGNDGGYGGGGNYNDFGNYGGQQSSYGPMKGNNFGGRNSGGGPYGGGYGSGGGGGGGYGSRRY, encoded by the exons ATGGAG GACCGTGAAGCTAAAGAACCAGAGCAGCTCAGGAAGCTGTTTATTGGGGGTTTGAGCTTTGAAACCACTGAGGAGAGTTTACGGGCCCATTTTGAGCAATGGGGGACACTCACGGACTGTGTG GTGATGAGGGATCCCAACAGCAAGAGGTCAAGAGGGTTTGGCTTTGTAACATATGCCGCGGTACCAGAGGTTGATGACGCCATGAAAGCAAGGCCTCATAAAGTCGATGGCCGTGTTGTTGAACCGAAGAGGGCTGTGTCCAGAGAG GACTCCAATAAACCAGGTGCTCATCTGACCGTGAAGAAGATCTTTGTCGGCGGTATCAAGGAGGACACTGAGGAGTACCACATCCGAGAGTATTTCGAGAAATATGGGAAAATCGAATGCATTGACATCATGGAAGAACGCTCCAccggaaagaaaagaggattcTGCTTTGTCTCGTTTGATGACCATGACACCGTAGACAAAATTGTTG CCCAGAAATACCACACAATCAACTTCCACAACTGTGAGGTCAGGAAAGCTCtgtcaaaacaggaaatgagtTCCATGTCCAATAACAGGG GCAGGAGCGGAGGATCTGGAAACTTCATGGGTAGAGGTGGTAATTTTGGAGGTGGTGGCAACTTTGGCCGTG GTGGTTATGGTGGAGGACGTGGTGGTTATGGTGATGATTTTGACAATG GTCCAGGAGGAAATTATGGTGGAGGACCAGGTTATGGAGGAGGTCGAGGAGGCtatggaggtggtggtggtggcggccCAGGGTATGGGAACCAGGGTGGTGGCTTTGGTGGCAGCTGTGATGGAGGTTATGGGGGTAATGACGGAG GATATGGAGGGGGTGGAAATTACAATGACTTTGGAAACTATGGTGGACAGCAGTCCAGCTATGGACCCATGAAAGGGAACAACTTTGGTGGCAGAAACTCGGGTGGAGGACCCTACGGCG GAGGCTATGGCTCCGGTGGTGGCGGCGGAGGTGGCTATGGCTCACGGCgatattaa
- the hnrnpa3 gene encoding heterogeneous nuclear ribonucleoprotein A3 isoform X2: MEDREAKEPEQLRKLFIGGLSFETTEESLRAHFEQWGTLTDCVVMRDPNSKRSRGFGFVTYAAVPEVDDAMKARPHKVDGRVVEPKRAVSREDSNKPGAHLTVKKIFVGGIKEDTEEYHIREYFEKYGKIECIDIMEERSTGKKRGFCFVSFDDHDTVDKIVAQKYHTINFHNCEVRKALSKQEMSSMSNNRGRSGGSGNFMGRGGNFGGGGNFGRGGYGGGRGGYGDDFDNGPGGNYGGGPGYGGGRGGYGGGGGGGPGYGNQGGGFGGSCDGGYGGNDGGYGGGGNYNDFGNYGGQQSSYGPMKGNNFGGRNSGGGPYGGYGSGGGGGGGYGSRRY; the protein is encoded by the exons ATGGAG GACCGTGAAGCTAAAGAACCAGAGCAGCTCAGGAAGCTGTTTATTGGGGGTTTGAGCTTTGAAACCACTGAGGAGAGTTTACGGGCCCATTTTGAGCAATGGGGGACACTCACGGACTGTGTG GTGATGAGGGATCCCAACAGCAAGAGGTCAAGAGGGTTTGGCTTTGTAACATATGCCGCGGTACCAGAGGTTGATGACGCCATGAAAGCAAGGCCTCATAAAGTCGATGGCCGTGTTGTTGAACCGAAGAGGGCTGTGTCCAGAGAG GACTCCAATAAACCAGGTGCTCATCTGACCGTGAAGAAGATCTTTGTCGGCGGTATCAAGGAGGACACTGAGGAGTACCACATCCGAGAGTATTTCGAGAAATATGGGAAAATCGAATGCATTGACATCATGGAAGAACGCTCCAccggaaagaaaagaggattcTGCTTTGTCTCGTTTGATGACCATGACACCGTAGACAAAATTGTTG CCCAGAAATACCACACAATCAACTTCCACAACTGTGAGGTCAGGAAAGCTCtgtcaaaacaggaaatgagtTCCATGTCCAATAACAGGG GCAGGAGCGGAGGATCTGGAAACTTCATGGGTAGAGGTGGTAATTTTGGAGGTGGTGGCAACTTTGGCCGTG GTGGTTATGGTGGAGGACGTGGTGGTTATGGTGATGATTTTGACAATG GTCCAGGAGGAAATTATGGTGGAGGACCAGGTTATGGAGGAGGTCGAGGAGGCtatggaggtggtggtggtggcggccCAGGGTATGGGAACCAGGGTGGTGGCTTTGGTGGCAGCTGTGATGGAGGTTATGGGGGTAATGACGGAG GATATGGAGGGGGTGGAAATTACAATGACTTTGGAAACTATGGTGGACAGCAGTCCAGCTATGGACCCATGAAAGGGAACAACTTTGGTGGCAGAAACTCGGGTGGAGGACCCTACGGCG GCTATGGCTCCGGTGGTGGCGGCGGAGGTGGCTATGGCTCACGGCgatattaa